The region CTCTTCAAATTGTATTGCAACTATCTAAAACTGGGTGAACTCTGGACCCAAGAGCAACAGGGCTGAGTTCTTCTTAATGTCAGTGGAGCAGTATTGTTGAGTTCAGAAATGTTTTTCAGAGAATAGCTGTCCAGTGCTGGACTGTCTGAAAGATTTTTAATTGAAGATTTCAAAGCTGCTCAGGGTCACAGGTTTTCCACCGTGCTTCATAGTATCTCTGAAGACTACAGTACAGTAGAACACCTCTACAGAGCATGTCCCTAAATCTCTTCAGTTACCAGCAGTAAAAAAAGAGTTGTCATGGTGGCTTCTAGCCGCCAGCTGCTGATATGGGGTCAGTGTAGCCACAAGTACAAAAGATCCACCAATGAGAACACAGTCAGTATAAGTGGATTCTATTTTTGGCATTGGTGATATTACTCAGCAGAGCACGTCATAGTGAGACGGAGTGGCCACTCTCAAAATGGCTGGACAGAATAGGAAGGTTTCCAAAAGCAGCATTGTCAGGCCGAGACATTGTGAGTCCCTTACACAGCTGTTCAAGGGGAATCTGAGCGCCACAAGCTTTGGTTTACATCCATGTGCAGAGGCTCTTAATATTTCCATGGAATATTGGTGAAACAAGGATTTCGATAATCCCCATTTAATTAAGCAGTTCTTTTTTTCTGGTGGTGTTGATAAATGCACAGATGGTAGGTGTGTGCGTAGTAACAATAAAATGCTTGTTCCCTCATGTTTCTTGGATTCATGAATAAATCTATTAAAAATAATCTATAGCTATAAAGCTATAAAAAAGCTGTAGGGTGCTTTTTGTCCAGGTGTGCCCCACTGACCAACGTCACAGTTTGCTCGTTGTTGCAGGGAATTGCACCTGATGGTGGATAACGTTTCCTCTCCAGTGCATTCATGTGTTACGGAAAACAACACAGTGTCAAGTGTTGAGCCAGTCTGCTCCATTAATGTCTACTTTTTTCCTAACAAGTTCTCAACACAGTAAACCTTTACTCTTTTATCCTAGGGCTTATTATTCTGTTAATAATCATAAATATTAAGTATTATagactttttttaaattgacaTGCAGTAATAGCTTTGAAACTAATATATTAGTCATGAGGTTAAGAGACTGAAGAACTGAACCAATGGCTTACATATATTTTGTCACTAGAGACAGAAGAGTCACAGTATGGGTTGGATGCTTTCTGTGTACTAGAGGCTCAGTTTGGGATATGCAGATaaaatttaataaagaaaacacattctatttagttttaaatgtgttcagGACCTGCCTGGAACATGAAAACCAGGCAAAAACACACTCAGGACTCACTGTGTTCATGTGGTCAAATAAAATCTGAATATCATCCATTTACTAGGAAAACACATCTGTGTTGTTTTCAGCAGAACTGTATActgtcactgttttttttttttttttggcttggaCTAATGGTTTATTCTTTATGTATTCTGCAGAACTCCAAGAGTGCCCAGGGCCTGGTGGGACTAAAGAATTTGGGAAATACAGTGAGTACACTACTGGCCCAACTTTTCCAAAGTAACGTAGCCTTCTTCCACCACAGTGTAGTTCAGGGATCCTTAGTAGCATGAAGCTAATATCAATGTCATACAAAAGCACAAATTCCCTGTCAAAATTCATTATTGTCATGCACTGTTTACTGAACTCAGAGAATATCTGATATGCTCAAATAAGACTCTGTTTAATCCCTCATTTCTTTTGGTCAATCTCACGGTCAAATCCAGCAGCTCCAAGAAGTATTGTGATATCACTTTCACATTCCTCCTGGTCCTTCCACTTGATAGGATTATTTGTCATGCTATCTGTTTGCTCTGAACATTCATTTAGGAGACTTTTGCCAGGCAACAGTAATCAGCCAGtccaaaaataaatcattacacATTACATGGTTACATTAAACTGGCCTTAGCTGGTGCTCTTGGCACTCCTTCAGCTCCTAAAGAACTGAAATAGTCTGAGTTAGCTTTAGTATGGTCTGTTGCTGTTTTGCAGGTAGTGGTGATTTTTGAACTCTTTCACATTTTCttcttttacagtgttttatgaACTCCATTCTCCAGTGTCTTAGCAACACACACAGCCTGCGAGATTACTGTCTTCACAACTCCCACCGCAGAGacctcaacaacaacaaccgcACAAACACTGCACTCATGGAGGGTGAGCACACTGCTGAAGACTGGGATTTTAAAGTTTATGATTTTGTTCTGTAGCTCCCTCTGTTAAAACACAAACCTGTCCAAAGCATTCTTCTgtcccttttattttagagttTGCTAAGCTCATTCAGACAATGTGGACGTCATCCAGCAGTGAAGCGGTTAGCCCCTCAGAGTTCAAGACCCAGATCCAGCGATATGCACCCAGATTCGTGGGCTACAAGTAAGCTTTGGCACAGACTCAGCTAAAGAAACTGATATATTTTTAGGCTTTTTGCTTCCAGAGTGAAAACTTGAAATGATGTGAATATTGTGTAGGTTTTTACTTTATTTCTGTTAAACATTCAGTGAATAACAAGTCATTTTTCTGAagctatattttttatattggcCTACTACACAGAGTGATCAAGTCGTTAAGTACATTTGGTTAACCACCACCAAGTGTATTTTGATAATTTGATCTGCTCTGTCATTTTCTCCCcgaatgtatttttaatattttgttttcgtTCACTGCCTTTCTCATGCTTGTTAGCAAGCTCAACACTCATCAAGCAGTCCCCGGGGTTGTTGCCGGGGTTTGTTACTCAGCCGACTTCCATTCTGTACCCATGGCTACTACTGACAGATACTATGTGTGTTGTCCAGCCAACAGGACGCTCAGGAGTTTTTGCGCTTCTTGCTGGATGGCCTGCACAACGAGGTGAACAGGGTTACAGTCCGGCCCCGGGCATCCACGGAGGACTTTGACCATTTGCCGTAAGTTTGTGTGGGTTGGggtttttgtgtgtctgtgtgtgtgtgtgtgtgtgtgtgtgtgtgtgtgtgtgtttgatttctCCTTGGTGAGTGGCTGGAGCAGAGCCAAGCCTTTGTTTACTGAAACGAGGGACAGAGGGCAACATGTATGCCCTGTGCTTTAACTTAAAACAGCGTTTGTATTAGAGGATGTGTGACCTACGGCACGTCACCTGGCaattctttttttcttatttaatgtattttttttaattgaggagccaagaaaacaaaaacggcaaaaaataaaacaagacatGTGAAGACATGAAATAAACAAGACATGAAAAATTCAGACAACAAGCTTCCTCAAGTTTTATATTTTCACCCACATAATAACCCCAAACCAAAAcagaaacatccatccattatctgtaaccgcttatccagttcagggtcgtggtgggtccagagcctacctgaaatcattgggcgcaaggcgggaatactccctgtagggggcgccagtccttcacagggcaacacacacactcacacattcactcacacattcactcacacctacggacactttttgagtcgccaatccacctatcaacgtgtgtttttggactgtgggaggaaattggagcacctgtaggaaacccacgcggacactgggagaacacaccaactcctcacagacagtcacccagagcgatattcgaacccacaacctccaggaccctggagcagtgtcattgcgacactacttgctagTGTGGcggccaccgtgccgcccaaaaacgcaaacatatacatgtttacacacacacacacacacacacacacacacacatatatatatatatatatatatatatatatatatatatatatatatatatatatatatatatatatatatatatatatatatatatatagtggggGGAAAATGTCAACTGGCATTATCTGAATGAAATTGAAATATGAAAGGAAATTACCTAATGTAAAATGCAGCAGTGTTGCTTTTTAAAGTGAATTCACCTGCACTTTCTACAGACTCAGTCTGTTTTTCCTCCTGCAGAGATGAGGAGAAAGGAAAGAAGATGTGGAGCAAGTACCTGGAAAGAGAGGACAGCAAAATTGTAGGTATGTATATATGCATTCAAAAAGCTGAGAATGCTCATCAGTGTCTAACTAAATACCTGTGGCTTTCCTGACTTACCCAAAACCTGTAAGACTTTCAAACTTTCCTCCAGATGTCCCCCTTATGAGGTTTTGGGGCCCACTGCCCTCAATTAAATCAACCTTGTCAATATGTTAAAAGGCTGACAAACCATAAATAATAGgaacatgttaaaaaaaaactctttttgCACATATGCAGCATAAACATAAATTCTATGATGCTAAATTCTAATACTTTTGACTATTTAAAATAGAATTACACCAATGTAAGTTACTAAATTAGATTgtgaataataagaaaaaatcaGAGTATCAATATAAAATGCCCCTCACCTGCACCCTACCATTTGAATGTTGAATCTGTAAGggatttaatttttattattatatatttttttttattaaataaaacacttaaaggcaatgtctacgATTTTGGGGAACTGTTGCTCTCTTTGGTTCATTTATGCTCAGAAGTACCACATCTTTTCAGGTAGAATGATTTGTTTGTACATAGCTgaggtttaacttgtctgtaagttttcatttactattttaatttctaaagaaactaatttgttactcgtttagttttgtagcaattttttacatttactgtcTTGCATGTTATCAGTTGCGCTACCGCGCCGCCCCTGATGACAATGTTTGGAGGTCACTTTGGTGTCTAAACATCTCCAGATGCTATTTTTCTGATGTGAGCAGAGCgagagagcctagcatattGGACAGAgcccctttcttttttttcttttttttacccatttattgAAACAGGGGCTTAGAAAACAGATTAGACCAGTTTCTTGCACGCAAACAaaaagactggagagcagcagatggtgaagaaacatcctcagaactcttttaaaaagtgtttttaggtTAAAAAGCGTGaacaattttaaaacattaaatgagATGTCGTCATACTTCTCTGACATATAGGTTTATACATAAATTTTGATTAATGTGTGTGCttgttatgtgtttgtgtgtgtggtcagactTGTTTGTAGGGCAGCTGAAGAGTTCTTTGACATGCACTGAGTGTGGCTACTGTTCTACTGTGTTTGATCCCTTCTGGGATCTTTCCTTACCAATCGCCAaggtcagtctgtctctctctctctctaagtaaTGTCCTCTGTTGCATGTGGTGCAGTGAAAGAAGTGATTGGTGTTTAACATTGTGTATTCCACTCAGAAGGGCTATGGAGAGGTCAGTCTAATGGACTGTATGCGGGTCTTCACTAAAGAAGATGTGCTGGATGGAGATGAGAAACCGGTTAGTGCTTCATTAGGCTACCTGCCCTGCTGCTCATGATCATTTACATTTGCCAGCTACTTTTCTGCCTATTGAATTCAGAGATGGCTAGTTTTGTTGGGCAAATATTGTTTTGCTAAAAGGCTGGTCTCTTTCTCCCTCAGACATGTTACAGATGTAAAGCCAGAAGAAGATGTACAAAGAAGTTCACAATTCAGAAGTTCCCCAAAATCTTAGTGCTACGTATCCTTTGGGTTTCTGTTTTTAACTTTAAGATGTCAGCATagacacacactacacatacatCTCATCTCTTAGAACAAGATTTAAACATCAAGTCttaaaaatgtcaataaaaaaactgtgtaaatatatagtgtacaaaaaaacatttttttactatgatataataaaattttaatccAAATATATTTGGGATAATTTCTTTTTGTCCCTCGATTATTAAATGCTATAGACGGTGACAGTATATCAATGGGCTTTAATGGTTTTCCTCATTAGGCTGCCAGGAATCTCCCAGGATCACTCCGTGCTTGTTATTGACTGTTGGTAGGACTGTGTCTTTCCTTTATTCAGCCATTCAGATCTGAAGCGGTTCTCAGAAGCTCGAGTCAGATCCAGCAAGCTGTCCACTTTTGTCAACTTTCCCCTGAAGGACCTAGATCTCAGGGAGTTTGCCTCAGACAGAAGCAGTTAGTATTGTTATGTGTTAGACTCTTAAACATTTATCCAATATTTCTTTTCTCAGTCTTTGTTCTGAGGTGTCTGTATCTGTCTTTGCCTCTAGGTAGTGCAGTCTACAATCTGTATGCAGTGTCCAATCACTCAGGCACTACCATGGGGGGGCATTACACAGCGTACTGCTGCAATCCTGCCACAGGAGAATGGTACACGTATAATGACTCCAGGTACTGTTTACACTCTCAAACTCTCAAACACAGAGGTCTGCAGTCTTAGGGTAGAGACATACTTGCTGTTTGTTCACTTACTTGCCTATGGGCTACACTTGTAACTGAAGGCTTCCACCagagggcagaccagagaaagatGTGGGTAATTGCAGATTTGGCTCTCACACAGCCTTCTTCAAAACCGTCCACCACTGTGATGCAGTTGATCGCCTGCACTGCTCCCTACCATTTACGCATGGACTGTACCTTGTGTACACGTAGCGTTTATTTTCTGAGGATGTGCACAATCTACGCACCAAAACGATGCAGGATATGCAAGGCAGCCATGATATGTACGTGGACACTTAGTTAACAGCAAGTTTATCTCTACCTTTGTCTTCCA is a window of Hoplias malabaricus isolate fHopMal1 chromosome 1, fHopMal1.hap1, whole genome shotgun sequence DNA encoding:
- the usp2a gene encoding ubiquitin carboxyl-terminal hydrolase 2a isoform X3; protein product: MPSMRQSYTVTIPEDPPAASFPLLKQDVRRKNSAVPGSVLVSTFVGLLINQAKNSKSAQGLVGLKNLGNTCFMNSILQCLSNTHSLRDYCLHNSHRRDLNNNNRTNTALMEEFAKLIQTMWTSSSSEAVSPSEFKTQIQRYAPRFVGYNQQDAQEFLRFLLDGLHNEVNRVTVRPRASTEDFDHLPDEEKGKKMWSKYLEREDSKIVDLFVGQLKSSLTCTECGYCSTVFDPFWDLSLPIAKKGYGEVSLMDCMRVFTKEDVLDGDEKPTCYRCKARRRCTKKFTIQKFPKILVLHLKRFSEARVRSSKLSTFVNFPLKDLDLREFASDRSSSAVYNLYAVSNHSGTTMGGHYTAYCCNPATGEWYTYNDSRVTPMSSSQVRSSDAYVLFYEKAGL
- the usp2a gene encoding ubiquitin carboxyl-terminal hydrolase 2a isoform X2 → MSRVSSTAKRYAGSSYTSHYSSYSSSLTPSLGSFDRDKLPYKSSSPSSSGYSSSSYLSSSSSRVRNYSASSEPERGRPVPRSTDLLTSRRSESLSRAPAKGYGLGLNGGYSGYSGYSYSSAQPSYLSASNSSISSSSVSLSRRKSVSQSDLTRDLSSLGLTEASSSSSSLKQAYRSRASDATESCSSTRSSYGLSRSSTQEALSSTSTSRFSTSNARSSSPVRDLTNSKSAQGLVGLKNLGNTCFMNSILQCLSNTHSLRDYCLHNSHRRDLNNNNRTNTALMEEFAKLIQTMWTSSSSEAVSPSEFKTQIQRYAPRFVGYNQQDAQEFLRFLLDGLHNEVNRVTVRPRASTEDFDHLPDEEKGKKMWSKYLEREDSKIVDLFVGQLKSSLTCTECGYCSTVFDPFWDLSLPIAKGYGEVSLMDCMRVFTKEDVLDGDEKPTCYRCKARRRCTKKFTIQKFPKILVLHLKRFSEARVRSSKLSTFVNFPLKDLDLREFASDRSSSAVYNLYAVSNHSGTTMGGHYTAYCCNPATGEWYTYNDSRVTPMSSSQVRSSDAYVLFYEKAGL
- the usp2a gene encoding ubiquitin carboxyl-terminal hydrolase 2a isoform X4, with protein sequence MPSMRQSYTVTIPEDPPAASFPLLKQDVRRKNSAVPGSVLVSTFVGLLINQAKNSKSAQGLVGLKNLGNTCFMNSILQCLSNTHSLRDYCLHNSHRRDLNNNNRTNTALMEEFAKLIQTMWTSSSSEAVSPSEFKTQIQRYAPRFVGYNQQDAQEFLRFLLDGLHNEVNRVTVRPRASTEDFDHLPDEEKGKKMWSKYLEREDSKIVDLFVGQLKSSLTCTECGYCSTVFDPFWDLSLPIAKGYGEVSLMDCMRVFTKEDVLDGDEKPTCYRCKARRRCTKKFTIQKFPKILVLHLKRFSEARVRSSKLSTFVNFPLKDLDLREFASDRSSSAVYNLYAVSNHSGTTMGGHYTAYCCNPATGEWYTYNDSRVTPMSSSQVRSSDAYVLFYEKAGL
- the usp2a gene encoding ubiquitin carboxyl-terminal hydrolase 2a isoform X1; amino-acid sequence: MSRVSSTAKRYAGSSYTSHYSSYSSSLTPSLGSFDRDKLPYKSSSPSSSGYSSSSYLSSSSSRVRNYSASSEPERGRPVPRSTDLLTSRRSESLSRAPAKGYGLGLNGGYSGYSGYSYSSAQPSYLSASNSSISSSSVSLSRRKSVSQSDLTRDLSSLGLTEASSSSSSLKQAYRSRASDATESCSSTRSSYGLSRSSTQEALSSTSTSRFSTSNARSSSPVRDLTNSKSAQGLVGLKNLGNTCFMNSILQCLSNTHSLRDYCLHNSHRRDLNNNNRTNTALMEEFAKLIQTMWTSSSSEAVSPSEFKTQIQRYAPRFVGYNQQDAQEFLRFLLDGLHNEVNRVTVRPRASTEDFDHLPDEEKGKKMWSKYLEREDSKIVDLFVGQLKSSLTCTECGYCSTVFDPFWDLSLPIAKKGYGEVSLMDCMRVFTKEDVLDGDEKPTCYRCKARRRCTKKFTIQKFPKILVLHLKRFSEARVRSSKLSTFVNFPLKDLDLREFASDRSSSAVYNLYAVSNHSGTTMGGHYTAYCCNPATGEWYTYNDSRVTPMSSSQVRSSDAYVLFYEKAGL